A portion of the Pseudomonas synxantha BG33R genome contains these proteins:
- a CDS encoding AAA family ATPase, protein MSQSLIAALQNPALYPHPVEAFQVIETHISWVVLTGPYAYKLKKPMNFGFLDFTDLEKRGHFCNEELRLNQRLTKDLYLEVLPITGTADAPQLGGDGPVIEYALKMRQFPQSQMLSTLQANSELTNAHIDEMARQIAHFHLTAPKVPQEHPAGTPDEVMAPVRQNFDQIRPFLSDKADLTQLEALQAWAESSFERLKPLLEQRKLDGFTRECHGDIHLGNATLIDGHVVIFDCIEFNEPFRFTDVYADTAFLAMDLEDRGLKSLARRFISQYLELTGDYQGLEVLNFYKAYRALVRAKVALFSMPSEASPVQRATTLRQYRNYANLAESYSTIPSRFLAITHGVSAVGKSHVAMRLVEALGAVRLRSDVERKRLFGEQQVENAPQAGIYNQDASIATYTRLNEIAETVLRAGYPVVLDATFLKRAQRDAAAQIAEATGAPFLILDCNAPQAVISSWLAQRQADQNDPSDATLSVIQEQQASREPLTAQELLLSKRVETNESGTLDALVAHIRQRLPGL, encoded by the coding sequence GTGAGCCAGTCCCTGATCGCAGCCCTGCAAAACCCGGCTTTATACCCTCATCCGGTTGAAGCATTTCAAGTCATCGAGACCCATATTTCCTGGGTGGTTCTGACAGGTCCCTATGCTTACAAATTGAAGAAACCGATGAACTTCGGATTTCTGGATTTCACCGACCTGGAAAAACGTGGCCACTTCTGCAATGAGGAGCTGCGTCTCAACCAGCGCTTGACCAAAGATTTGTATCTTGAAGTGTTGCCGATTACCGGCACTGCCGACGCGCCGCAGTTGGGCGGCGACGGCCCGGTCATCGAGTACGCACTGAAAATGCGCCAGTTCCCGCAAAGCCAGATGCTCAGCACCCTGCAAGCCAACAGCGAACTGACCAACGCCCACATCGACGAGATGGCCAGGCAGATTGCGCACTTTCACCTCACTGCCCCCAAGGTCCCGCAAGAGCACCCGGCCGGCACGCCGGATGAAGTCATGGCGCCGGTACGCCAGAACTTCGACCAGATTCGCCCGTTCCTCAGCGACAAAGCCGACCTGACTCAACTTGAGGCCCTGCAAGCCTGGGCCGAAAGCAGCTTCGAGCGCCTCAAGCCACTGCTTGAACAACGCAAGCTCGATGGTTTCACTCGCGAATGCCACGGTGACATCCACCTGGGCAACGCCACCCTGATTGACGGCCACGTCGTGATCTTCGACTGCATCGAGTTCAACGAGCCTTTCCGCTTTACCGATGTTTACGCCGATACCGCCTTCCTCGCCATGGACCTTGAAGACCGTGGGCTCAAGTCTCTGGCGCGCCGCTTCATCAGCCAGTACCTGGAACTGACCGGCGACTATCAAGGCCTGGAAGTGCTGAATTTCTATAAAGCCTACCGTGCGCTGGTACGTGCAAAGGTTGCGCTGTTCAGTATGCCGAGCGAGGCAAGCCCGGTGCAGCGCGCCACTACCCTGCGCCAGTACCGCAACTACGCCAACCTGGCGGAAAGCTACAGCACCATTCCGTCGCGCTTTCTGGCAATCACCCATGGTGTTTCAGCGGTGGGCAAGAGCCATGTAGCCATGCGCCTGGTCGAGGCCCTGGGCGCCGTACGCCTGCGTTCGGATGTGGAGCGCAAGCGTCTGTTTGGCGAGCAGCAGGTCGAAAACGCGCCACAGGCCGGCATCTACAATCAGGACGCCAGCATTGCCACCTATACACGCTTGAACGAAATTGCCGAGACCGTACTGCGCGCCGGTTACCCGGTGGTGCTGGATGCGACCTTCTTGAAACGCGCTCAACGTGATGCGGCAGCCCAGATCGCCGAAGCCACCGGCGCGCCATTCCTGATCCTCGATTGCAACGCACCTCAAGCGGTTATCAGCAGTTGGCTGGCACAACGTCAGGCGGATCAAAACGATCCGTCCGACGCAACGCTGAGCGTTATCCAAGAGCAGCAAGCCAGTCGTGAGCCGTTGACGGCGCAAGAGCTGTTGCTGAGCAAGCGCGTGGAAACCAATGAAAGCGGAACGCTGGATGCGTTGGTCGCGCATATTCGCCAGCGCCTCCCGGGCTTGTAA
- a CDS encoding pyridoxal phosphate-dependent aminotransferase, giving the protein MAQPYSARSRAIEPFHVMALLARANELQAAGHDVIHLEIGEPDFTTAEPIIQAGQAALANGKTRYTAARGVPELREAISGFYQQRYGLSVDPERILITPGGSGALLLASSLLVDPGKHWLLADPGYPCNRHFLRLVEGAAQLVPVGPEVRYQLTADLVARHWDQDSVGALVASPANPTGTVLTRDELAGLSSAVKARNGHLVVDEIYHGLTYGTDAASVLEVDDDAFVLNSFSKYFGMTGWRLGWLIAPPAAISELEKLAQNLYISAPSMAQYAALACFTPQTLSILEERRAEFGRRRDFLLPALRELGFGIAVEPEGAFYLYADISAFGGDAFAFCRHFLETEHVAFTPGLDFGRYQAGHHVRFAYTQNIDRLQEAVERIARGLRSWQG; this is encoded by the coding sequence ATGGCTCAGCCCTACAGTGCGCGCAGTCGCGCCATCGAACCTTTTCATGTCATGGCGTTGCTGGCACGCGCCAATGAACTGCAGGCTGCCGGCCACGACGTGATCCATCTGGAAATCGGCGAACCGGACTTTACCACCGCCGAGCCCATCATCCAGGCCGGCCAGGCTGCGCTGGCCAATGGCAAGACGCGCTACACGGCGGCCCGTGGGGTGCCCGAGTTGCGCGAGGCCATCAGCGGGTTTTACCAGCAGCGCTACGGCTTGAGCGTCGATCCCGAGCGTATCCTGATTACGCCCGGTGGCTCCGGCGCGTTGCTGTTGGCCAGCAGCTTGCTGGTCGACCCTGGCAAGCACTGGCTGCTGGCTGACCCAGGCTACCCCTGCAATCGACACTTTCTGCGATTGGTAGAGGGCGCGGCGCAATTGGTGCCGGTAGGGCCTGAGGTCCGCTATCAGTTGACCGCCGATCTGGTCGCCAGGCATTGGGATCAGGACAGCGTGGGCGCGCTGGTTGCGTCCCCGGCCAATCCTACCGGCACAGTCCTCACAAGGGACGAACTGGCAGGCTTGTCGAGTGCAGTCAAAGCGCGTAACGGCCACTTGGTAGTGGACGAGATCTACCACGGCCTCACCTACGGCACCGATGCCGCCAGCGTGCTGGAAGTCGACGATGACGCCTTCGTCTTGAATAGTTTTTCGAAGTATTTCGGCATGACCGGCTGGCGCCTCGGTTGGCTGATAGCGCCTCCTGCTGCGATCAGCGAATTGGAGAAACTGGCGCAGAACCTCTACATCAGTGCGCCGAGCATGGCCCAGTACGCTGCCTTGGCCTGTTTTACCCCGCAGACCCTGAGCATTCTTGAAGAGCGCCGCGCCGAATTCGGCCGGCGTCGTGACTTTCTGCTGCCGGCCTTGCGTGAGCTTGGATTCGGTATCGCCGTGGAGCCGGAAGGGGCGTTCTATTTGTATGCCGATATCAGCGCGTTCGGCGGCGATGCCTTCGCGTTCTGCCGTCACTTTCTGGAGACCGAGCACGTGGCTTTTACGCCTGGGCTGGATTTCGGTCGTTATCAAGCGGGCCACCATGTGCGTTTTGCCTACACGCAAAATATTGACCGGCTGCAAGAAGCGGTGGAACGCATCGCTCGTGGCCTGCGGAGCTGGCAAGGCTGA
- a CDS encoding pentapeptide repeat-containing protein, producing the protein MSQPKLLDTPLYALLHKDDIRGFNQQRPQDGTIDMRGGDFRGLDLRDLNAAGVDFTDAYFRSADLRGLDLRDCSLEGASLAHAQISGTYFPPELTADEILMSVNFGTRLRYRTK; encoded by the coding sequence GTGAGTCAGCCCAAGCTTCTTGATACCCCGCTCTATGCGCTCCTGCACAAGGATGACATCCGCGGATTCAACCAGCAGCGCCCTCAAGACGGCACCATCGACATGCGCGGTGGCGACTTCCGAGGGCTGGACCTGCGAGATCTGAACGCCGCAGGTGTTGACTTCACCGACGCCTATTTTCGCTCTGCCGACTTGCGCGGCCTGGATTTACGCGACTGCTCGCTGGAAGGCGCCAGCCTGGCCCACGCGCAGATTTCCGGCACTTACTTCCCACCCGAGCTCACGGCTGACGAGATCCTGATGTCAGTCAACTTCGGCACTCGCCTACGCTACCGCACCAAGTAA
- a CDS encoding TfoX/Sxy family protein, with product MNDELQHLKNLGKTSAQWLHAVGIHSASDLRRLGAVDAYRAVRTRGFRASKVLLYAIEGALMDVHWNDLPSERKEALNRQLDALSARQKN from the coding sequence ATGAACGATGAGCTGCAACACCTGAAAAACCTCGGCAAGACATCAGCGCAGTGGCTGCATGCGGTGGGTATCCACAGCGCGTCTGACTTGCGCCGCCTGGGCGCGGTCGATGCTTACCGAGCCGTACGGACTCGCGGCTTCCGAGCTTCGAAAGTTCTGCTGTACGCCATTGAAGGCGCATTGATGGATGTGCACTGGAACGACCTCCCCTCTGAACGCAAGGAGGCGCTGAACCGCCAGTTGGATGCCCTGTCAGCGCGGCAGAAAAACTAG
- a CDS encoding heme ABC transporter ATP-binding protein codes for MLRVEALQIRRGGKTVLSDVTLDLLPGEVLGVLGPNGAGKSTLLGALCGELSPDEGKIWLDQQELKSLGGVQRAQRLAVLPQTSTLDFAFRVEEVVGMGRLPHQTGRVRDDQIIRAALHAADVGHLSGRSYLALSGGERQRVHLARVLAQLWPGEAGQTLLLDEPTSMLDPLHQHTTLQAIRSFADKGAAVLVILHDLNLAARYCDRILLLEGGRPHALDRPATVLQPEPLKAVFGLDVLVQPHPERGHPLIIAR; via the coding sequence ATGCTGCGGGTAGAAGCGTTGCAGATTCGGCGCGGTGGTAAAACCGTGTTGTCCGATGTCACCTTGGACCTGCTGCCGGGCGAAGTGCTGGGCGTGCTGGGGCCCAATGGTGCGGGCAAAAGTACCTTGCTCGGAGCGCTGTGCGGGGAGTTGTCGCCTGACGAGGGCAAGATCTGGTTGGACCAGCAAGAATTGAAGAGTCTGGGAGGGGTGCAACGTGCCCAGCGTCTGGCGGTGTTGCCACAGACTTCCACCCTGGACTTCGCCTTTCGTGTCGAAGAGGTGGTGGGCATGGGACGCTTGCCTCATCAGACCGGGCGAGTGCGCGACGATCAAATTATCCGCGCGGCGCTGCACGCGGCCGATGTGGGCCACCTGAGTGGCCGCAGTTACCTGGCCTTGTCGGGCGGCGAGCGACAAAGGGTGCACCTGGCGCGGGTGTTGGCGCAGTTATGGCCAGGTGAGGCGGGGCAAACGTTGTTGTTGGACGAGCCAACGTCGATGCTCGATCCCCTGCACCAGCACACCACCTTACAGGCGATTCGCAGCTTTGCCGACAAGGGGGCTGCGGTGCTGGTTATCCTGCATGACTTGAACCTGGCGGCGCGTTACTGCGACCGGATCCTGCTGCTGGAAGGCGGACGCCCTCATGCTCTGGATAGGCCCGCAACAGTCCTGCAACCTGAGCCACTCAAGGCTGTATTTGGTCTGGATGTGCTGGTACAACCGCATCCGGAGCGGGGGCATCCGCTGATCATTGCGCGCTGA
- a CDS encoding Rieske (2Fe-2S) protein: MKFLCPSSDLAPNSSRGFDIDGHKLLAVRRDGIAYFYRNRCPHRGIPLEWQPDRFLDASASLIQCATHGALFLIESGECIAGPCAGQSLTALPGHEDEQGLWVEL; this comes from the coding sequence ATGAAGTTTCTCTGCCCCTCAAGCGACCTCGCACCCAACAGCAGCCGCGGTTTTGATATCGATGGCCATAAACTGCTGGCCGTGCGCCGAGACGGCATTGCCTACTTTTATCGCAACCGCTGCCCCCATCGCGGCATCCCGCTGGAATGGCAGCCCGACCGCTTCCTCGACGCCAGCGCCAGCCTGATCCAATGCGCCACCCATGGCGCCCTGTTCCTGATCGAGAGCGGCGAGTGCATCGCCGGCCCGTGCGCAGGCCAGAGTCTCACCGCCCTGCCCGGCCATGAGGATGAACAAGGCTTGTGGGTAGAACTCTAG
- the sfsA gene encoding DNA/RNA nuclease SfsA, translating to MRFYPPLEEGRLIRRYKRFLTDIETVTGELLTIHCPNTGSMLNCMVEGGQVWFSRSSDPKRKLPGTWEIAETPQGRLACVNTARANQLVEEALLAGVITELNGFTALKREVPYGQEKSRIDFRLDYPQGAAFVEVKSVTLGFDATSVAAFPDAVTQRGAKHLRELAHLAREGVRAVQLYCVNLSGIDAVRPAVEIDAGYAAALREAKAAGVEVLAYGVRVTPQEMYVERRLKVLLGD from the coding sequence ATGCGCTTTTATCCTCCTCTTGAAGAAGGGCGGCTGATCCGCCGCTACAAGCGTTTTCTCACCGATATCGAAACCGTTACCGGCGAGTTGCTCACCATCCATTGCCCGAACACCGGCTCGATGCTCAATTGCATGGTCGAAGGTGGTCAGGTCTGGTTCAGCCGGTCCTCGGACCCCAAGCGCAAGTTGCCAGGCACCTGGGAAATTGCCGAAACGCCTCAGGGCCGGCTGGCGTGCGTCAACACCGCGCGGGCCAATCAGCTGGTTGAAGAGGCGCTGCTGGCTGGCGTGATCACTGAACTCAATGGCTTTACGGCGCTCAAGCGTGAAGTGCCTTACGGTCAGGAGAAGAGCCGCATTGACTTTCGCCTGGATTACCCACAGGGCGCCGCCTTCGTGGAGGTCAAAAGCGTCACCCTGGGTTTTGACGCAACCTCGGTGGCGGCTTTTCCTGATGCAGTGACGCAGCGCGGCGCCAAGCACTTGCGCGAACTGGCTCACCTGGCGCGTGAAGGTGTGCGGGCGGTGCAGTTGTATTGCGTGAATTTGTCGGGCATCGATGCGGTTCGCCCAGCGGTGGAAATTGATGCCGGTTACGCTGCGGCGTTACGCGAGGCCAAGGCCGCGGGTGTGGAGGTGCTGGCTTACGGCGTGCGGGTCACACCGCAAGAGATGTATGTCGAGCGTCGACTGAAGGTGTTGTTGGGCGACTAG
- the gluQRS gene encoding tRNA glutamyl-Q(34) synthetase GluQRS yields MTASTYIGRFAPTPSGHLHFGSLVAALASYLDARAQHGRWLMRMEDLDPPREEPGAQAAILHALERYGFEWDGELVRQSERHDAYAKVLNDLFNHGLAYACTCSRKQLEPYNGIYPGLCRNAGHDQQDAAIRLRVPELEYHFTDRVQGEFRQHLGRDAGDFIIRRRDGLYAYQLAVVLDDAWQGVTDIVRGADLLDSTPRQLYLQELLGLRQPRYLHVPLIVQPDGNKLGKSYRSPPLTTDQATPLLLRALRALGQPAGNELLYASPRELLDWGITHWDATQIPRTLTLAEAQLS; encoded by the coding sequence ATGACAGCCTCTACCTATATCGGGCGTTTCGCCCCCACGCCCAGCGGCCATTTGCACTTCGGTTCCCTGGTTGCCGCCCTCGCCTCCTACCTCGACGCACGCGCCCAACATGGCCGCTGGTTGATGCGCATGGAAGACCTTGACCCTCCCCGTGAAGAGCCCGGCGCCCAGGCAGCGATCCTGCATGCCCTGGAACGCTACGGCTTTGAGTGGGATGGCGAGCTGGTTCGGCAGAGCGAGCGGCATGACGCCTACGCCAAAGTGCTGAATGACCTGTTCAACCATGGCCTGGCCTATGCCTGCACATGCTCGCGCAAGCAACTGGAACCCTACAACGGGATTTACCCAGGCTTGTGCCGCAATGCCGGCCACGACCAGCAGGATGCTGCCATCCGTCTGCGTGTACCCGAACTGGAATACCACTTTACCGACCGCGTGCAGGGCGAGTTCCGACAGCATCTGGGCCGCGACGCCGGCGACTTCATCATCCGGCGCCGCGACGGCCTCTACGCCTATCAGTTGGCCGTGGTCCTCGACGATGCCTGGCAAGGGGTTACCGATATCGTGCGCGGCGCGGACCTGCTGGACTCCACACCGCGCCAGCTTTACCTGCAAGAACTGCTCGGCCTGCGCCAGCCACGTTACCTGCATGTACCGCTGATTGTGCAACCGGACGGCAACAAACTGGGCAAATCCTACCGTTCCCCACCATTGACCACCGACCAGGCCACGCCCTTGCTGCTTCGCGCACTGCGCGCCCTCGGCCAGCCAGCCGGTAACGAACTGCTTTACGCAAGCCCACGAGAACTGCTGGATTGGGGCATTACGCACTGGGACGCGACGCAGATCCCGCGCACACTCACGCTGGCCGAAGCGCAATTGAGTTGA
- the dksA gene encoding RNA polymerase-binding protein DksA: MSTQAKQQSISGFQPYVESKGEEYMGKPMREHFSKILKQWKQDLMQEVDRTVDHMKDEAANFPDPADRASQEEEFALELRARDRERKLIKKIDKTLQLIEDEEYGWCESCGVEIGIRRLEARPTADLCVDCKTLAEIKEKQVGK, from the coding sequence ATGTCCACCCAAGCAAAGCAACAGAGCATCAGCGGTTTCCAGCCCTACGTTGAATCCAAGGGCGAGGAATACATGGGCAAGCCCATGCGCGAGCACTTCTCCAAAATCCTGAAGCAGTGGAAGCAGGACTTGATGCAGGAAGTCGACCGCACGGTTGACCATATGAAGGACGAAGCAGCCAACTTCCCGGACCCGGCAGACCGTGCCAGCCAGGAAGAGGAATTCGCCCTTGAACTGCGCGCTCGTGATCGCGAACGCAAGTTGATCAAGAAGATCGACAAGACCCTGCAATTGATCGAAGACGAAGAGTATGGCTGGTGCGAATCCTGCGGCGTCGAGATCGGTATTCGCCGCCTCGAAGCCCGCCCGACTGCGGACCTGTGCGTAGACTGCAAGACCTTGGCTGAAATCAAGGAAAAACAGGTCGGCAAGTAA
- a CDS encoding heme/hemin ABC transporter substrate-binding protein, whose product MRLSTSAIALVVSLLVNHGAHASELPQRWVSAGGALSEWVTALGGESKLVGVDTTSQHPQSLKALPSIGYQRQLSAEGILSLRPQILVGTEEMGPPPVLAQIRNAGVQVEMFSARPDLSTLKGNLEHLGKLLGSETRADALFAKYGQALEQQKSWVTKAQAAQKAPGVLLLLGHAGGKPLIAGKDTAADWILQQAGGRNLATHSGYKPFSVESLAGLSPDVLVFADRALTGDAARAALFKENPILASTPAAKRGRVFELDPTLLVGGLGPRLPENLVKLSAGFYPSQTKSAP is encoded by the coding sequence ATGCGCCTGAGTACCAGCGCTATTGCGCTTGTTGTCTCATTGCTGGTCAACCACGGGGCACACGCCTCTGAACTGCCACAACGCTGGGTCAGTGCAGGAGGGGCGCTATCGGAATGGGTGACGGCTTTGGGCGGCGAATCGAAATTGGTCGGGGTCGACACCACCAGCCAGCATCCGCAGTCGCTCAAGGCGTTGCCGAGCATTGGCTACCAGCGGCAGCTGTCGGCTGAAGGCATTCTCAGCCTGCGCCCGCAAATCCTTGTGGGCACTGAGGAAATGGGGCCGCCGCCGGTACTGGCGCAGATTCGCAATGCCGGCGTGCAGGTCGAGATGTTTTCGGCCCGGCCGGATCTGTCGACATTGAAGGGCAACCTTGAACACTTGGGAAAACTGCTGGGCAGTGAGACCCGGGCAGACGCACTGTTTGCCAAATACGGGCAGGCGCTGGAGCAGCAAAAAAGCTGGGTGACCAAGGCCCAGGCGGCGCAAAAGGCTCCGGGCGTGCTGTTGTTGCTGGGCCATGCCGGTGGCAAGCCGCTGATCGCGGGTAAGGACACGGCCGCCGATTGGATATTGCAGCAGGCCGGCGGTCGTAACCTGGCCACGCACTCGGGCTATAAGCCCTTTTCAGTCGAGTCTTTGGCGGGGTTGAGTCCTGATGTGCTGGTGTTTGCCGATCGCGCGCTGACCGGTGATGCGGCGCGCGCAGCCTTGTTCAAGGAAAACCCGATTCTCGCGTCGACACCGGCAGCCAAGCGTGGGCGAGTGTTTGAGCTGGATCCGACCTTGCTGGTGGGTGGCCTGGGGCCGCGATTGCCAGAAAACCTGGTGAAACTGTCCGCTGGTTTTTATCCGTCCCAGACTAAATCGGCCCCATGA
- a CDS encoding FecCD family ABC transporter permease, protein MLAIWLSLALGPVSLPLIDTLRAALRLLGVPIEAAGLEQAELILGQIRLPRTLLGLAVGGVLALSGVAMQGLFRNPLADPGLVGVSSGAALGAAVAIVGGSFFGGLPDAFGPYLLSLCAFLGGLGVTALVYRLGRRNGQTNVATMLLAGIALTALASSTVGLFTYLADDATLRTLTFWNLGSLNGASYSRLWPLLLVSAGVALWLPRRAKALNALLLGESEANHLGIDVERLKRELVFCTALGVGAAVAAAGMIGFVGLVVPHLVRLLAGPDHRVLLPASVLAGASLLLFADLVARLALAPAELPIGIVTAFIGAPFFLYLLLRGRA, encoded by the coding sequence GTGTTGGCGATCTGGCTTTCATTGGCCCTCGGACCGGTCAGCTTGCCGTTGATTGATACGCTCAGAGCCGCGTTAAGGCTACTGGGTGTGCCGATTGAGGCGGCGGGGTTGGAGCAGGCTGAATTGATCCTGGGGCAGATTCGCCTGCCGCGGACCCTCTTGGGGCTGGCCGTCGGCGGTGTCCTTGCGTTGTCGGGCGTGGCGATGCAGGGGTTGTTTCGCAACCCGCTGGCCGATCCTGGGTTGGTGGGTGTGTCCAGCGGTGCGGCGTTGGGGGCAGCGGTGGCGATTGTCGGCGGTTCGTTCTTCGGTGGGCTGCCGGATGCGTTCGGTCCCTATTTGTTGTCGCTGTGCGCATTTCTGGGGGGGCTGGGCGTTACCGCACTGGTCTACCGGTTGGGGCGTCGCAATGGCCAGACCAATGTCGCGACGATGCTGCTTGCAGGTATCGCGCTGACGGCACTGGCCAGCTCAACGGTGGGGCTGTTTACCTATCTGGCCGACGATGCCACCTTGCGCACCCTGACGTTCTGGAACCTGGGCAGCCTCAACGGCGCGAGCTATTCGCGGTTGTGGCCGTTGCTGTTGGTAAGCGCTGGCGTGGCGCTGTGGTTGCCGCGCCGGGCGAAAGCGCTGAACGCATTGCTGCTGGGTGAGTCGGAGGCCAATCATCTGGGCATTGATGTTGAACGGCTCAAGCGCGAGTTAGTGTTCTGCACGGCCCTAGGCGTTGGCGCAGCCGTGGCGGCTGCGGGCATGATTGGTTTTGTCGGTTTGGTGGTGCCACATCTGGTGCGGCTGCTGGCGGGGCCGGATCATCGGGTGTTGTTACCGGCGTCAGTGCTGGCGGGGGCGAGCCTGCTGTTGTTTGCCGACCTGGTGGCGCGCTTGGCGTTGGCGCCGGCGGAACTGCCGATCGGTATTGTCACTGCATTTATCGGTGCGCCATTTTTCCTCTATTTATTGTTACGAGGGCGCGCCTGA